In a genomic window of Candidatus Desulfatibia profunda:
- a CDS encoding SIS domain-containing protein, producing the protein MQNVKSTIAAKAGKFKIQELVEAVLEENRRLIQCLGDEAVELFIQRILSANSIFFAAQGRAGFILRCFCMRLMHLGFQVYFCGETITPAIGSDDLLIVLSGSGETASTLEAVRSAKERNAITCGILGNLDSRIGALVNVNIHLPGTTKLCRDDEPHSLQMAGSLFEQSAFLFLEAVVLNLYQQRKNDVGRISSRHAVIE; encoded by the coding sequence ATGCAAAATGTTAAATCGACAATCGCTGCAAAGGCCGGAAAGTTTAAGATCCAGGAACTGGTCGAGGCCGTTTTGGAAGAAAACCGACGTTTGATACAATGCCTCGGCGATGAAGCTGTTGAACTTTTCATCCAAAGGATCCTGAGCGCCAATTCCATTTTTTTTGCCGCTCAAGGAAGAGCCGGTTTTATCCTGCGCTGTTTTTGCATGCGGCTGATGCATCTTGGCTTTCAGGTATACTTTTGTGGTGAGACCATTACTCCCGCCATTGGCAGTGATGATCTGCTCATTGTTCTGAGCGGGTCCGGGGAAACTGCCTCGACACTCGAAGCGGTTCGGAGTGCCAAAGAACGCAATGCCATAACCTGTGGAATTCTGGGAAATCTCGATTCTAGAATTGGCGCGCTGGTGAATGTGAACATCCACCTACCAGGCACGACCAAACTGTGTCGTGACGATGAACCCCATTCGTTGCAGATGGCCGGCTCCTTGTTTGAACAATCCGCCTTTCTTTTTTTAGAGGCGGTGGTTCTGAACCTTTACCAGCAAAGAAAAAACGATGTTGGCCGCATTTCATCGCGGCACGCAGTAATCGAATAA
- a CDS encoding histidine--tRNA ligase: MIQLIRGFKDILPGEVERWQQIEKTAVALFEDFGFKEIRIPVMERTELFARSIGEDTDIVEKEMYTFPDRKGELLTLRPEATASIVRSYIQHKLYAQDPVRKFYTIGPMFRRERPQKGRYRQFYQINAEVFGIASALMDAQLIFMLMTLFSRLAVVDVEPYINSLGCPLCRPNFKTALGDFLESKAGDLCSDCTKRHQRNPLRVLDCKVPACREAMTDTPSILEFLCPECDRQFEILKNALEKLNISYVIDKRLVRGLDYYSRATFEIKTGLLGAQDAVAGGGRYDGLVKALGGPDLPATGFAVGFDRLAELTAPKAADSARQPDIFIAALGETSRSLAFEWTCALGLAGIKVEMDMSDKSLKSQMKRADRLFAKHVLIAGETELEQGAVILRNMATKTQVTIAIENLVDNVKKELAK; this comes from the coding sequence ATGATACAGTTAATCAGAGGATTTAAAGACATCCTGCCGGGTGAAGTCGAACGCTGGCAGCAGATCGAAAAGACCGCCGTTGCTCTGTTTGAAGACTTCGGTTTTAAGGAGATTCGCATTCCGGTCATGGAACGCACCGAGCTGTTCGCCAGAAGCATCGGGGAAGACACCGATATCGTGGAAAAGGAAATGTATACTTTTCCCGACCGAAAAGGCGAGCTGTTGACCTTGCGTCCGGAAGCAACCGCTTCGATCGTGCGGTCCTATATTCAGCACAAGCTGTATGCCCAAGATCCGGTCCGCAAATTTTATACCATCGGCCCCATGTTTCGAAGGGAAAGGCCTCAAAAGGGACGTTACCGTCAGTTTTACCAGATCAATGCCGAAGTATTCGGCATAGCGTCGGCACTGATGGATGCCCAGCTTATCTTCATGCTGATGACACTATTTTCAAGACTGGCCGTTGTTGATGTTGAGCCTTACATTAATTCATTGGGTTGTCCCCTGTGCCGTCCGAACTTCAAGACGGCTTTGGGCGACTTTTTGGAATCTAAAGCAGGCGATCTGTGTTCGGATTGTACCAAAAGACATCAACGCAACCCTTTGCGGGTTCTTGATTGCAAGGTGCCGGCCTGCCGGGAGGCGATGACGGATACACCGTCCATACTTGAGTTCTTGTGTCCGGAATGCGACCGGCAGTTTGAAATTCTGAAAAATGCCCTTGAAAAACTCAACATTTCGTATGTGATCGACAAACGCCTGGTCAGGGGGCTTGACTACTATAGCCGGGCGACTTTCGAGATCAAGACCGGCCTGCTGGGGGCCCAGGATGCAGTGGCCGGCGGCGGCCGGTACGATGGCCTGGTCAAGGCTCTGGGCGGTCCGGATCTGCCGGCCACCGGTTTTGCCGTCGGTTTTGACAGGCTGGCAGAGCTGACAGCGCCGAAAGCCGCCGATAGTGCCCGGCAGCCCGACATTTTTATCGCCGCCCTCGGTGAAACGAGCAGATCCTTGGCCTTTGAATGGACCTGTGCCTTAGGCCTTGCAGGAATTAAAGTCGAGATGGATATGAGCGATAAAAGTCTCAAAAGCCAGATGAAACGGGCCGACCGGCTTTTTGCCAAACATGTGTTGATTGCAGGGGAAA
- a CDS encoding transporter, which yields MKQLLRTALIGLVCWGLCFGSGFAGETGHYVHGVEGIKAATLPPPGFYYRLYTAYYDANKYMDQNGNDANLNFDVTLFALVNRFIWVSDYKILGGNYFMDAVVPLLNTDIKNGAAGIDDSRFGLSDINIEPFGISWHGSRYDAAVGLSVYVPTGDYDKNVAASPGKNFWTGMLTLGGTCYFDAEKTWAASILGRYEVHSDKGDQDIRPGDDFHFEWGLSKTLARLWDVGLAGYCHWQVTDDRGSEATNTDVHDKVYAIGPEVSAFFPSVKLGVSLRSLWEFEAEDRSEGNMTTLTITKIF from the coding sequence GTGAAACAGTTGCTGCGCACAGCGCTTATCGGTTTGGTTTGCTGGGGATTGTGTTTCGGATCCGGTTTTGCGGGAGAGACCGGTCATTATGTTCACGGAGTCGAAGGGATTAAAGCGGCAACCTTGCCGCCGCCGGGTTTTTATTATCGGTTGTATACGGCTTACTACGACGCGAACAAATATATGGATCAAAACGGAAATGATGCCAATCTGAACTTTGATGTAACCCTTTTTGCATTGGTCAACCGGTTTATCTGGGTATCCGACTATAAAATTTTAGGAGGGAACTACTTTATGGACGCGGTCGTTCCCCTGCTCAATACGGACATTAAAAACGGCGCAGCGGGGATTGACGACAGCCGGTTTGGACTCAGCGACATCAACATCGAGCCGTTCGGCATTTCCTGGCATGGTTCACGTTATGATGCCGCTGTCGGTCTTTCGGTTTATGTTCCAACCGGTGACTATGATAAAAATGTAGCGGCCTCTCCGGGCAAGAACTTCTGGACGGGCATGTTGACCCTGGGAGGAACCTGTTATTTTGATGCTGAAAAGACCTGGGCGGCTTCGATCCTGGGCCGATACGAAGTTCACAGCGATAAAGGCGACCAGGACATAAGGCCCGGAGACGATTTTCATTTCGAGTGGGGCCTCAGCAAAACATTGGCAAGGCTTTGGGATGTGGGCCTGGCCGGTTACTGTCATTGGCAGGTGACGGATGACCGCGGTTCGGAGGCTACCAACACGGATGTACATGATAAGGTTTATGCAATCGGTCCGGAAGTCAGTGCGTTCTTTCCTTCCGTAAAATTAGGCGTTTCTTTGAGGAGTCTGTGGGAGTTTGAGGCCGAAGACCGGTCGGAAGGCAATATGACAACCCTGACGATAACGAAAATATTTTAA
- a CDS encoding DUF2520 domain-containing protein yields the protein MKPSFAIVGCGKVGKALGKFLTAAGYRAAGFAGRSLSSAREAADIARSGHCSDAPWEVTRNADIVFITTPDGAIKDTCDSISRNNGFAGNVIVLHCSGALPSTILSAAKVHGAYTGSMHPLQSFASADYDFNPFRGIIVTVEGDNEAVLAAKEIASDLSATAVTLLTEAKTLYHASAVVASNYLVTLLDLAFRLINAAGIAGQDAFNVLKPLIDGTLANIEKVGIPKALTGPIVRGDVETVEKHLKEIGSKNPELLALYKTLGFHTIAIAKAKGTISESAAAQLKKIL from the coding sequence ATGAAACCATCTTTTGCCATTGTCGGATGCGGAAAAGTCGGCAAAGCCCTTGGGAAATTTCTGACCGCTGCCGGATACAGAGCCGCCGGTTTTGCCGGCAGGAGTCTTTCGTCTGCCAGAGAGGCGGCAGATATCGCCCGATCCGGACATTGCAGCGATGCTCCCTGGGAAGTAACTCGCAATGCCGACATTGTTTTTATAACAACACCGGACGGAGCCATTAAAGATACGTGCGACAGCATTTCCCGCAACAACGGGTTTGCCGGCAACGTCATCGTGCTGCATTGCAGCGGTGCTCTGCCGTCAACCATATTATCGGCTGCAAAAGTTCACGGCGCCTATACCGGCTCCATGCACCCGCTGCAAAGTTTTGCCTCGGCAGATTATGATTTCAACCCCTTTCGGGGCATCATCGTTACAGTTGAAGGCGATAACGAAGCGGTTCTGGCGGCAAAAGAGATTGCATCTGATCTTAGTGCGACTGCCGTCACATTGCTAACAGAAGCCAAAACCCTTTACCATGCCTCGGCAGTGGTGGCCTCCAACTACTTAGTTACGCTGCTTGACCTTGCATTCAGACTTATCAATGCTGCCGGAATCGCCGGTCAAGATGCGTTTAACGTATTAAAACCCTTAATTGACGGTACGCTGGCAAATATCGAAAAGGTCGGAATACCCAAAGCCCTTACCGGCCCCATTGTTCGGGGAGATGTGGAAACGGTTGAAAAGCATCTGAAAGAAATCGGCTCAAAAAATCCCGAACTTTTAGCACTGTACAAAACTCTCGGTTTTCATACCATTGCGATTGCAAAGGCCAAGGGAACGATTTCAGAATCGGCGGCCGCGCAACTGAAAAAAATCCTTTAA
- a CDS encoding orotidine 5'-phosphate decarboxylase has product MKPILQLALDFVDLKRALKNAQAGIAGGVDWLEAGTPLIKSEGLHAVRELRKLFPETTIVADMKIMDTGRVEVETAAKAGANIVDVLGASSDATIRECIQAGKNYGAKIVVDMIAVNDVLSRAKLAEDLGADYVTVHCAVDEQMEGKDPFDTLRQVSQALSIPVGVAGGINSETAAKAVEAGAAIVIVGGAITKAMDPEQAAREIRRGLDTGETISTTLFKRKGETQIREILEQVSAPNLSDALHRGGVLQGIRPLFPGIRMIGRAVTVRTYPGDWAKPVRAIDVAEPGEVIVIDAGGTGPAIWGELATHSAVQRKLAGVVIDGALRDSPEIMAMKFPAFSRLVMPNAGEPKGFGEIGVPITVGNMRVEPGDWLLGDDDGVVVLPKAIAVEYANRSMDVLERENRIRQEIKEGSTLSKVTELLRWEKK; this is encoded by the coding sequence ATGAAACCGATCCTGCAGCTGGCTCTAGATTTTGTGGACCTGAAACGGGCTCTGAAAAACGCCCAGGCCGGAATCGCCGGTGGAGTTGACTGGCTTGAGGCGGGTACCCCCCTCATCAAGAGCGAGGGGCTTCACGCCGTCCGGGAACTGCGCAAGCTTTTTCCGGAAACTACCATTGTTGCAGATATGAAGATCATGGATACCGGCCGGGTGGAAGTTGAAACTGCCGCCAAGGCCGGCGCCAATATTGTGGATGTGCTGGGTGCATCCAGCGATGCCACCATCCGCGAGTGCATCCAGGCGGGCAAGAATTACGGTGCCAAGATCGTCGTCGATATGATTGCGGTAAATGATGTTCTGTCAAGGGCCAAACTCGCCGAAGACTTGGGAGCCGATTATGTAACGGTCCATTGCGCTGTAGACGAGCAAATGGAAGGCAAGGATCCTTTCGATACCCTGCGACAGGTCAGTCAGGCCTTGAGCATCCCGGTGGGCGTGGCCGGCGGTATCAATTCCGAAACCGCTGCCAAGGCCGTAGAAGCCGGAGCCGCCATCGTCATTGTGGGTGGCGCCATCACCAAGGCGATGGATCCTGAACAGGCCGCCCGGGAAATCCGCCGGGGACTCGACACCGGGGAAACGATCAGCACCACCCTTTTTAAGCGCAAGGGCGAAACACAGATCCGAGAGATTCTGGAACAAGTGTCGGCGCCGAATCTTTCCGATGCCCTGCACCGCGGCGGTGTTTTGCAGGGAATCCGGCCGCTTTTTCCCGGCATCCGGATGATCGGCCGGGCGGTGACCGTGAGAACCTATCCGGGTGACTGGGCCAAACCGGTCCGGGCCATTGACGTGGCCGAACCGGGCGAGGTCATTGTCATTGATGCCGGCGGTACCGGACCCGCCATCTGGGGGGAACTGGCCACGCATTCGGCTGTTCAAAGAAAACTGGCCGGCGTTGTTATCGACGGCGCCTTGAGAGACAGCCCTGAAATCATGGCCATGAAATTTCCGGCCTTCAGCCGGCTGGTTATGCCCAATGCCGGCGAGCCCAAAGGGTTCGGAGAAATCGGGGTGCCGATTACGGTCGGCAATATGCGGGTCGAGCCGGGCGACTGGCTGCTGGGCGACGACGATGGGGTGGTGGTGCTGCCCAAGGCCATCGCCGTGGAGTATGCCAACCGGAGCATGGATGTACTGGAGAGGGAAAACCGCATCCGGCAAGAAATCAAAGAGGGGAGCACATTGAGCAAGGTGACCGAACTTTTGCGCTGGGAAAAAAAATAA